The Plasmodium chabaudi chabaudi strain AS genome assembly, chromosome: 4 nucleotide sequence CGCAAattaacaataaaatacaaaaaatagataATATAGTTCAGCACATTCCCATTAAGCTATATTAACACGAAgtacaattattataatttgtcCTATACATATTTAGAACAATTCCTTAAACTAataaatgttataaaattatacagAATTAAATACAATTTAATACTTAGCCATAACCCGAATATGGAACAACAAACGCAACATCAACCCTAATTCacaacataaaaattatacaaaaaatgtgcaaaatacaataaatatacataataactttatattttattgattatattatttaaatattcttataGACCCAAAAATTTGCTTATTTCCAAATATAAACTTTCTTAGCATGTATCAATCATCATTACTATTCCTGAAATAATCACTACTATTCGAATCATACATAACTGGCcattttattctttattttttttattttttctcttaaATATTGTCTATGACGCTGTTTATCAAatccaaataatgaatactaatataaaatgttaagAAGCATATGATGTTTGTTAAAGTTTGCATAtgtttaatgaaaataatttttaatattatatttataaattccttattatttaccTTATAAGCAATTCCCAAAAAAACTGGTATTGCAGCAAATATCAATAAACCTGGAATTAATTTGTTTGCCATTGGTGATTTTGATGAAATATCTTCAGAATTATGTCCAGATGTATGTCCAGGACTTTCTAAAGAATTTTGTGCAAAACTTTTTTTGGGGCTTATTTGTGGAAGGGATGGAAAATCGCAAGATTcccctttttttttattacaacaatttttaaaattatcataatcTTTTGATAATGTTAACAATATTTGACTATATGGACTGTCTTTTATATGGTTAGGATCGTCATTAAgtatttcaaattttttaacaaattcACTAGCTTTTTGCGAACATTTTGTACAATTTGACTTGTTTTCATCAATTTCAGTATACATgttacataataatataaatgcttCATGTAATTTAGTCATATCTTTAATAtccacatatttttttatttgttctatgtaattattatgttttcGATTCCAATAACCATAttgtttaaaattgttataaatatcatTTGTTCCAAATGTTTGATTCGGATGttgattaattttataacttAACCACAAAATAGCATATTGAGCAAGTTTGTCCCTATCTAATTTTTTCTGACTATCATTATTCTTAAGCGTTTCTTGCAAATGTATAAAAGCAGAGATAACTGTTTCGCTATAACCAATACAATACCCATCTTGTCCCTGTTGCCTCATTTTCCCCCCCTTGTTGGTAGGGCAATACGTGTTAAATAACTCATCACGAATAGTTTCTATTCCTTCCGCTTTCACTTCCACTTCAATTAAATCATCAATCCCTTTAATTACATCACACTacgaatatattttatgaattaaaGAGAAAATGTATTAATGCAAATGTTactaaaatgaaaattaatataatttatatgcgATTCAACATATGAATCATATGTGAAGACCATgttgtatttaaaaaaattatataccaGGTCCTTATTCATTATAATGAAACTCCGTTATAATTTGGAGATTATGTGggattatattatttatatatattgcataaaatatatgctgTATTTACTTAAGTTCTGTGTATAGCAATTATCTTTCTTCAAGCATATTACACTTATTTTATGTCAATTAACTAAATTACTTTAATAGATGGCTAGTTAGTACACTTTtgattaattatatatatgatgaattttatacaaaaaatacgGTTCTTACTAACATATGTTTAGctttattacaaaaatagatatactattataatgaatttaaatcatatttccttatattttgtttgaaGATAGAAAAggaacatatttatatcttatGTTTTAATGATTACCCttctaaaaattaaatgctGTATAAGtctaaaaaaacaatattccattattactataatcttaaaattatataaatagttatttaataagataaattacatttttatatacttgtttcttataatatataatatagtatttttaaattaagaTGCATTATGCCATTTTCTAAttgcatatacataaatttatattatttttatttaatataaattattcatgatccattttaatatatccaataaatttatttgtattccTATGTACttcaatttaaaaatataccttATTggacaattttataatatattttgagcACCTTTTCTATGGTTTATAACAACAATTAGCACTAAACCCGTATTTGTTGAGCTATTTATAATCTTAAATAAGTCTTTAAATCcagattattttttaaataatacatagCAAACcctaaatatataacacataaataagtattgatgcaatttttaaaccataatataaaactatTGTAATTAGGTTGTTATATTGCACTTTAAGAGGAGAAAAGTAAAATGTATTTgctcttttaatatatatatttatataaatattcgaTAAATGTTCTCAGGgttcatttttatcttatATGTTCTATTGTTATAGTTATCAATGTATATgcattcaaataatttattaaaattatatgataaataatgctattttaaattaaaaaaaatgataatttacaaacactaataatataatacatactaatatggaataaaaaaaaagacatttAACATGAATTGAATCTTTAACCCTTTCTCATCGATCCAATTTTTTAGAATATAAAACCGTGTATCCTAAATGGTATCTTtgacaaaatatataacattgaTACCTTTATAATGCACTATTGGATGCCATTGGTTTAATATTCATtcaataaaacataaatttatatatctctgttagaaaatacaattgtatttttatatatttttttactaattatttatagaaaaCAATTGTATGCAACATATAACAGGGGTTTATAGggtcattttttttaaatattattattaactttttcaataataatatataattttttattataattatataaatatattttttaactatACTTGTGAGTTTATTTacctataataataaataaatttactcatttattatttttaatacttaTATAGAGTTTTAAAATCAGGTTCATAGAACCTGAACCTCAAAATGAAAgtcattaattaaatttatcatataaataattgttttcttttataaacaaaaaaatcaattaataaatggtaCATGAATATCCTGCATGCgcttgtatatatttaataatccCATTTTCTCCTCAACCCAACAACTTTCTTATCTCCATTTATCATACGATTCAAGTGGCATTGGGGAAGGACACCATTTTAAAAGTCCTTTCAGATGAAATAatcataaattattttcttgcAAAATCCACTATTATCACCcatatttctatattaaatattataattatttaaaacgaCATATATTCTATAACAAATCGACATTTTGGGATCATCTGTCTATATCGATTCCAACATTTGATCGATTGCCCCATAAACCTTAATATCAAATTAgcaataaatacaaaaaatacatagTTTACCACATTTACTATTAAGTTATATTAACATAAAAtgcaattattataatttttcctatactttttttaataaattatttcctGTGCATctttaaaacaatttcttaaactaataaatattgccaaattattataaattatacaaaattaaatacaaTATAATACTTAACCCTAACCTGCATATGGGTTCCACAAACACAACTTTAACCCTTATTCACAACATAAAaacatacaaaaaatatataataaatatacatatataactttatattttattaattacattatttaaatattcttataGACACAAAGATTATGatcaaaaattatttatttccaaaTAGACACTTTATTAACACATCCATCATTATCACTATTCCTGGAATAATCACTCTCTTCgaatcatatataattgttcattttcttctttattttttttactttttctcTTAAATATTGTCTATGAAGCCCCTTATCAAATCCAAATAACGAATACTAATATAAAAGGTTAAGAAGTATATGATGTTTGTTAAagtttgcatatatttaatgaaattatttttaaattccttattatttaccTTATAAGCAACTCCCAAGAGAATCGGTATTGCAACAAATATCGATATAACTGGAATTAATTTGCTTGCTGCCGATGAACTTGATGACGTATCTTCAGAATTTTGTACAAAGGGGTTTGGTTCTATATATGAAAGGGGGGGGATATTGTCACAACCATTGCATTTTTCAGCACAAtaacttttaaaattagTATAATCAGTTGATAAAGTAGACAATATTTGACTATACGGACTGTCTTtagtattaatattattattattaagaaGGTTTTGATATTTGCTAACAAATTCTTTAGTTTTTGTAAAATGTTTGGTGCAATCTGGTGGGTCACTATTAATATCATTGTACATGctacataaaattttaaatgctTCATAAAAAGtagatatataattaacatccatattcataaaatcattttttttatctataaGATTCTTATAACTACTATAATAATCACTAACATCATCTATAGACGTTTCATACCCCTCACCGCTCTCTATATacttttcataaaatttttttagattGCTGATTTCTTCATTTGGTTTTCGActtaatatataacttaACCACgccaaaatatattggacattattcatattactTTTTGCATAACCCGTAAACGATTCAAAATTCCCAAAAATTAAGTTAAGCAAACATAAACACCAAGCGTTAATTTTATCGATATCATTATTGCATGTTTCATTAATACAATAGGTTTGATATGTATCGTCACTTTTAAATTGATAGTTTCCATCATCGTCCAATGTATCTGGAAAATCAGTCCATACAACCTCGAAAAATTTAcactaaaaaaaacaattaaaggaattattagaaatggtgctatgaaaataaagtttaacaatatctatatataatacattattaaaaaattcatatacCATATCTTCATTCATTGTgatgaaattttatttttgatttacAAATTGAGTAGAATCATCCTGTTTTATATACACTGCACCAACTGTCTGACGCAAATGTATtaaccatatatataaaacctGTCTGtagttaaatatattataattttccaataattaaattagtatagaataataaaataatattatacatattttatggcaattatttaaattaccTTAAATAGAGGGTTGCTTAATACACTTTTTCCATATACATAATGATGCATTTTATACAACAAATGTTACTCTTACTAACATTTGGTATAACTATATTACGAAAAtggatataattttataaaggATTGAAATcatatttccttttattGATATTTGAACAAAGAAAGCCTATAGAATCTCCTTTTTTCGTATAactttttctaaaatttaaataccgaaaaaatcgaagcaattaaaaaatccaTCATTACTATAATCCTTAAAAACTTgtaaataatcatttttttaaatattttaaatgtttatatacttgattctcataatatataatatagctttttcaaaaattctACCATTTACAAAATACGGTGAATTgttccatttttaattgcatatacataattttagcattacttttatttaacatagataaattaataatccATTTTAATGTGTTCaataactttatttttatttctatgtacaccaatttataaatatacatcattgagttattttataatatattctgAGCACCTTTTCTATGGtttaaaataacaattaCCCTGAACCCATATTTATTGagttatttatatgcttaaataattcttaaatacatattatttttaaaataatacttagtaaatattaaatatatagaactAATAAGTATTGATGCAAATTTGAAAGCATAATAAAAGACTGGGTGTAATTGTATTGTTATATTGCACTTTGAGaggacaaaataaaatatatttgctcttttaatgcataaatttaaataactaTTCGCTAATGTTATGTATTGCTCATTTATCTTATATATTCTATTGTTATAGTTATCAATGTATATGATCCAagtaatttattaaaaaccctaaaataaaataatctattttaaatttaaaaagttgCAATTTACTAACAACTGATAATATAACACATCCTAATatggaataataaaaagatatttaaaattaatttggtctttaactttttttttatttgttcacctttttataacataaaaCCGTATATCCTGAATTGTATCCTTAACAATATATGCAACATTGATACATCTCTAATGCACTATTATATTCTgttgatttattattcaatCAATAAACCAAACCTTTATTCATCTATGTTAGAAagtatcattatatttctatatagatttttactaaatatttataaaaaaaattgtatgcaCCTATGACAAGAATTTATAGTGccattgtttatatttttttcaaattttattattaattttttcaataataaatcattttataaaaaaaatattttttaatcatTCATTATGTTACCGATCTTTTTATTCTTAGagttatattaataaatttagaaTTGAATGAACCATTATAACaacatcatatttatacatattataattacatacatatattttttaattatacatatgagtttattttcctataataatattaataaaaaatttacttatttatcatttttaatacttaTATTGAGTTATAAATCAGACTTATAGAATCTGACCCCCAGAATAAAGTTATTAActaaatttatcattttatgGAATtgtcttttcttttataaacaaaaaaaaaaaacaaaaaaataaaataataacagtCATATATTCTTCTTCTATATGTTTACATATACTTAATAATTCCATTTTGTCATCAAcacaatttataatatacccATTGGGTATTTTCGATGCATGCATTTTTAACGTCCTTTTgggtttattttttatcactcaaatttataatctTTCTCACGTTTTTTTTactcttcattttttttttccacatAAGTGTTAAATACTAACATAAATAtcgtaaaaaaatataattatttgttctTTTATGCAACCACAAAATATggtataatttatattttttaattgccTTGTTATTTACCTTATATGAAATTCCAAAAATAACgggtattaaaataaatggaacTGCAATGTAGGGTAgtttatttccattatttatacttgTAGGAATTACTGATGGAAGTGTTATAGATTTTGGATCATCCATCTGAACTTCGATTTTAGGAAGCGATTCTTCTCGACTATCACTTAATTCAGTTGATGTTtgatatgataaaattgtttCGGTGGGTGTAACAGTTTCTGAAACATCAATTTTCGAACTTTCAACCTTCAAttcttgattttttttttcacataaTTTCTCACAACTTTTTATTCCTTCTGGCAACGTGAATTCAGGAAGCTGATAATCTGAGTCGAATTC carries:
- a CDS encoding CIR protein codes for the protein MNKDLCDVIKGIDDLIEVEVKAEGIETIRDELFNTYCPTNKGGKMRQQGQDGYCIGYSETVISAFIHLQETLKNNDSQKKLDRDKLAQYAILWLSYKINQHPNQTFGTNDIYNNFKQYGYWNRKHNNYIEQIKKYVDIKDMTKLHEAFILLCNMYTEIDENKSNCTKCSQKASEFVKKFEILNDDPNHIKDSPYSQILLTLSKDYDNFKNCCNKKKGESCDFPSLPQISPKKSFAQNSLESPGHTSGHNSEDISSKSPMANKLIPGLLIFAAIPVFLGIAYKYSLFGFDKQRHRQYLREKIKKIKNKMASYV
- a CDS encoding CIR protein, with product MNEDMCKFFEVVWTDFPDTLDDDGNYQFKSDDTYQTYCINETCNNDIDKINAWCLCLLNLIFGNFESFTGYAKSNMNNVQYILAWLSYILSRKPNEEISNLKKFYEKYIESGEGYETSIDDVSDYYSSYKNLIDKKNDFMNMDVNYISTFYEAFKILCSMYNDINSDPPDCTKHFTKTKEFVSKYQNLLNNNNINTKDSPYSQILSTLSTDYTNFKSYCAEKCNGCDNIPPLSYIEPNPFVQNSEDTSSSSSAASKLIPVISIFVAIPILLGVAYKYSLFGFDKGLHRQYLREKVKKIKKKMNNYI